The following is a genomic window from Oncorhynchus masou masou isolate Uvic2021 chromosome 6, UVic_Omas_1.1, whole genome shotgun sequence.
CAGTATAATATttgtttactcttgaccacacgGACTCGCACATACATTAGTCCCGCTGCGATGCCTTGTGGGTACGTATGGCTTTGCTGAAAGTGTTGAGTCATGAACTGGTCCTATTTATGCCTGCGGTGTGGACACTCCAACATGCTAGACCATGATGGGACCAAACAGCTGCCCCGTTCAGCAGGGCATCATGGGACTGTTGTAGCACTGTAGCAGCATCCTTTTATTGATTTGCACTGTACACTGACAGTGGTGCACTGACGAAATAGCTGCACATGGTAATAATCATGCTGAACATTAGAATGATAGGTGTGATATGGTGTAGGCATGCGTCATCTTTTAGGAACATTCCAGGATATACAGTCATCAGGGTCATATTGTTAAGTTGgtggaaaatgtttttaaaacagTGAAAGTGGTAGCTTCGGCCTACTACCTGTATGTGTCAAATTAGAGCTCAGATTGTCGCTTTCCATTGCAAACAGTTTTGCTGCGGTGGCTGTGTGCCCTACTAAGCATGACCCGGGATGTCCTGCAGAGTGAGGAAAAAGTGCCCCGTGTGACACAGTGAGAGGCTTTTGTCTCTACCGTCATCAATACAACCATACATAACGCCCACAGGGCCAGCCActagcccacagcccacaccagcCCCAGCCTTAGCCTTCAGGAGGCACACCAGGGGAGCTCAGAGCCATGGTTACTCCCACCCCAATACCCGGTTGGGCAGCAAAGCCGTAGGATCCAAGGAGCAAGGACAGTGTTGAGGAATAGAACGACTCCCCAACCCACAGCCATTTAGGCCTAAGTAGTGGTTCACTGAGGTACGAAGCAGTCGACTTAACATTTCCGAACTTAAATAATTGGTACGTCAGTTTCTTGTCAAGtgcagagagagataaacagactcaTCCTTTTGGATGAGTCTGTTTATATGATAAGTACTGTAGAGTAAAGTACATGTGAGGCAAACTATGTTGCTGAGGTTTTGTGACTGAGTCAGGGACTTGATTTGCGGGTGGGCGTGTGAGTGGGGGGGAATCCTAATCCCTAGCGTCTGCTGTTGTTTTTCATGCCTGTTGGGTTGAGATCAAAAACTTAACGCCAATAATCATGCAAAATTGTCTGGCTTTCGCTTCAAAGAGAACACCAACATTAGTTTTACTCCTTTTCTTGTTTGCGTAGTTTGTTTCATCAGTTCTACTCGTTTTTTATAAAGGGAACCGGGTTATCTTTGATAGACTGAGGATAGATTACAATGTCTCTGAAATAAATGATCATATTAAACCGTAATTTAAGAGCACAAGTCTAGACTTAGCATCTGTGTGAGGTGATATTTCCCCTGCGTTAGCAGTTTGAGCTCCAACACCATCAGGGCTGGTGCACAGTGGGAAAGATGTCCGAAGACCGGCAGAAGTGGAGAGCCTTTGTTGCTGCCCTATGAGCCAGCCCAGTCGTGATGGGGAtaagtgagtgagtgggtgagtacATTGGAAGATAATTTGACACACATTAGCTGGGCTAGGCGGTGGGCGGTGAGGGGGTCTCTGGAACCTGCGTAATCGAAGGCCCACCCACATGGGTAAAAACCCCCCGGGGTTTAGGAATGTAACCTCCATTCATTATGACTCTGAGAAGCCCACTACGGACCCTGATTGTGGGCCAATCATCCTAGCCTGCCTCTGTGTTTGTCATTAGGTACTAGTTCGATGTATCTGTTTTCGTATGGACAGACCACTATTTACTGGGGGGGGATTCACTGAATGTTCAGCTGCTGCATTTATGAACATATAGATGCATAACCAACATAGTGACATTGATCTAAAAATGGCGTCAAGCTTATAGTAATAATACTACCTCGTCAGTTCTAAGATTGTAGTACTTATCTCAAcccgcacccacacacacacacacacttccgcCCACATACACAGCACACTCtgccgcccacacacacacttccacccaCACTTAGCTCGCAGACACATGTTCACTCAGACGTAAGATGCTCATGGCATCGGACACAAAAACACAAAGTAATGGGCTATACGTTACATGCTGTTTAGGGTTCGCCTACAAAATGTTACTTTTTCACTTACTAACAAAACTATGAAAGTCAACTATTCACATTTCTAGTTTAATAGTGTTTAATGCATAATGTGTCATAACACCTGCATAAGTGCTCATGTCTGTAAATATTGCATTTATTATATTCTAATTGATGTGATATTCATGTCCTTCATCTGAACCATTTTGAGACCAGGAAGctttctctggtgtgtgtgtgggggtggtatCACAGGGTAAGGCGAGGGGCTGACAAGCGTGCACACGTGCGTGGGTGTCGGTGAAACGTGTTTGTCATTGGCACAACAGTGAAGATGTACAGAACACTTTTAAAAAGAGCACTATTAGAAATCTGAAATACAGTACCGATGAAACGATTTGAGGCaaatggaaaatataaatgttatCTCATCTCTAAAAGTGGACATATTCAATGGAAAACATATATAGCCTATATGTAGCCATGTAACAGGGTGTGTGGCAGCAATGCCaggtgtttatttatttacattttatttcacctttgtttaaccaggtaggcaagtttagaacaagttctcatttacaattgcgacctgggtGTACtcggagggagtgtgtgtgtgtgtgtgtgtgtgtgtgtgtgtgtgtgtgtgtgtgtgtgtgtgtgtgtgtgtgtgtgtgtgtgtgtgtgtgtgtgtgtgtgtgtgtgtgtgtgtgtgtgtgcgcgcgcgcgctcTGGCAGGTCAGGGTCGTCCACAGACAGGATTGAAGGAGTGGGTGTGCTGCTGGAAACTATCTGGGCTAAACGTACCTGTTCTCTGTTACCCTGGCCCTGTCTGGCTGTGTGGTAAGCACATCATTAAAACCACACAACAGCTGCTCCTCTACcctgcctgtgtcccaaatggctacCTATTCCCTgttccccatagggctctggtccaaagtagtgcgctatatagggaatagggtgcccattTGGAACGCATTCTCTGACTCAATTACCTATCCTCATCATTAATCTCCTTCATAAAATATAATGTAGTAAACTACTgtgaataaatcaaatcaaatttatttatatagcccttcgtacatcagctgatatctcaaagtgctgtacagaaacccagcctaaaaccccaaacagcaagcaatgcaggtgtagaagcacggtggctaggaaaaactccctagaaaggccaaaacctaggaagaaacctagaaaggaaccaggctatgtggggtggccagtcctcttctggctgtgccgggtggagattataacagaacatggccaagatgttcaaacgttcataaatgaccagcatggtccaataagccagaacagttgaaactggagcagcagcacggccaggtggactggggacagcaaggagtcatcatgtcaggtagtcctgaggcatggtcctagggctcaggtcctccgagagagagaaagagagaattagagagagcacacttaaattcacacaggacaccgaataggacaggagaagtactccagatataacaaactgaccctagcccccgacacataaactactgcagcataaatactggaggctgagacaggagggctcaggagacactgtggccccatccgaggacacccccagacagggccaaacaggaaggatagtAAAAAGTAGCTAGTCTGTTCTTTTCTCTGTTCGCTGGTCTCAAGGATGGGAAATACAGTATATGCTCCTCTACTCAATTATCCTGATAATTCATCTTCTTGGTGAAAAATAAAAACGTAGCAGCTAAAGTAGTAGCCTAGCTCGGTAAATACGTAATCATTATTAaaatttttctttaaaaaaaatgtgcagCTGAAAAAAAGTAGCTCTGCAAATATAGACAGAAGTTAGTAAGTGTACCATGCTTCTGAGTTTCTTTTCTCATGAGTACAAGAAATGTGCACTGAGAATTTGTTCAGTAGCAGTGTGTAGATTCTAGATATATTCTAGATCTATTCTCCAGGATAAAAACAAAGCCTCATTATCTCCCTAaggctgtgctgtgtgctgtggcTGCATGGCCTACTTGCCAGAAATAGCTCATTGATACAGAAGCAGATTGAGTTATCATAACAGTAAGCAGGACGCTTtctgttgtgtctctctctctctctctctctctctctctcgagagagagagagagagagagagagagagagaacaagcctttCTCCTTTCTATAATTTGTGATAATAATGTGAAGGGTTTATATTCACATGACAGTGAAGGACACAGAATGAACATCTTATTCTGTGAgttgattatattatattctgtgaGTTGGTTAGTATTGTAGACAGTCCACGCCCAAAGTGAAATGGGCAATGCACAAGTCTGAGAGTATATTTGGAAAAGGGGCTGGTGCAAGCCGAAgatttgtgtgggtgtgtgtaagtCCTTAGAGAAATGTTTGTGGTTCCCATGCACACATAGGGCAaagtcccccttctctctctgcctatatTCCCACTTACTGCCTCAATTCTGAGAGTAATGTGATGGGTAAAACACTAAGACACTAAATTGTCATGGCAAGAGACTCAAAATAAATGTTTGCATAGAAACATAATTTGCATATACTAACGTGTTTTATCCAAAGAGTGAAGGAGTAAAAAAAACATCTCAATCAATAAAGTCAAAGATCAAATAACCGAATTACGTCATAGATGACATGAGCCAATCCTTATTAGTCTATCTGAAATGTCAACAGTTGCACCTCTATACAGTCTTATAGCCAAAAGGGCGTTTTAGGGTCTACTCCGCCCTCGCCTCACACCGTCCCAGTTGACCGGCGCTGCCTGCCTCTGCCACTGCTGAGATGCTTGGTATTCCATGCAGAAGCCTCCCACGCCCCTGTCCGCCCACGCCAGGATTTGCGTCACGCAGGCGCGTGGGAGTGAGCACTGTAGCAACCGCGGAGTATCCCAATTTCAATCGCCggggaggagggggtagggtAGCAAGCAGGCAGCTCACACTCATCTCGTCTACAGACGTTCAACACAATCGCATTTCTATTCAAGGAGGCGAAGGAGGGAAGGCAAACGTTGTCAAAGAACGCGAGGACTTTTTAGGCCAGAGAGGGCGCTTATTAGGAAATTATAGATCTACCGATAATTGTACAGTTTATGGCAGTTCTGCCTATACTGTAGCTGATAGATTATAACAACTAGATAAAGGAAACTAAAGGGGACTAACGTTTACCAGGTATGTAACACTTAAAATACATCGTTGGAATAAGTTATTGGGCTATGACAATAATGTAACAGGTTGTAGCCTTGATACAATGTTGCGGCACTGTTCTATTATTGGcaaaaattgtattttttactCATCTTCTTGATGTGGATTTACTTGCAAGACCGGTTTTGAGTGACGTTTAGTCTGGAGCTGGATTACTGCattttgcatttacatttttactTTGTGGTGTTTTGAAACGAAtttcttttattttctatttagcTAGGTTGATTTGTGCAAATATTCCATGGTCATATTGTCTGGATTTGCCTCTTGATCTGCTCTGTTCTTTGGAAGGTCGTTTTATCAGGCTGCGTTGCATTTTGCCCAGAGGTTTTGACAGCATGTGTTTATGAAGTAGTTGTGCAGTTGTTTGCAAACACTCTGAATTCCCATTGATGATAAACAATCAAATGATATTATTCACATAACTGAGGGTCGTTCAGCAATATCTAATTATTTGTGACATAGTCCTCTAACTTGCAAGAAATGGGTAGTTAACAAACCCTTGGCTAAAGCAAgtggagcatgtgtgtgtgtgagaggccaCCTACGCATGCTGCAAAGGAGGATTGTGGCATGTGGTCCCATCAGCAACTAACAGGACTCTAACTGTGAACCGCCACTCTTCCTTCTGCAGCCCTAGTACTGCAGAACTTACACAGGGAACTCAGGCGGGGTGGAGGgagtgcctcttcctctctcagtcagtcagtcacacacacacacacacacacacacacacacacacacacatacaccaacacTCTCTGGTCAGGCAGAACCTCTTGCCCATCCCGTCTTGTGTTCTCTCTCCCAGGCATGGCGGCAGCGTTGCCCAGAACTCTGGGGGAGCTGCAGCTCTACCGAATCCTCCAGAGGGCCAACCTGCTGTACTACTACGAGGCCTTCATCCAGCAGGGAGGAGATGACGTGCAGCAGCTCTGTGAGGCTGGGGAGGAGGAGTTTCTAGAGATTATGGCTCTGGTGGGCATGGCCAGCAAGCCCCTGCACGTCCGGAGGCTCCAGAAATCCCTGCGAGACTGGGTCACCAATCCAACGTTGTTTAATCAGCCCCTGACATCTGTACCGGTGTGTAGTATACCAGTCTATAAGTTACCCGAGGGTTCACCCACGCCAGTCGGCGCGGAGCGAGGGGGTAACAACAGCGCCCGTGGCGAGACCCATGTCAAGGTTCCCAAAATCATAGCTGCGACATGTCTGGATCCAGGAAAGCTGGAAGTGGCCAGGGACAGAGTGTCAGGGGGGTCTCCACTGCAGAGCGGCAGCGAGGGGCGCTTCTGGTCGGGTCACAGCAACGACAGTGAGCAGAGCCTCTCTCCGTCCGACCGGGGGTCTCCGTCGTCCCCCCGAGAGGGTCTGGAGGCACTTGACGCTGCAGCTTTGCagtctgtcctggagtgtgtggACCGGATAACCCCGGCCCTGTCCAAGAGCGACCCCACAGAGGTCAAAGAGCAGCTGAAGACCAATAAGAAACTTGCTAAGATGATTAGCCACATCTTTGATATGGGTGATGATGATCCAAGGAGAGCGGAGGAGATCAGGAAGTATAGCGCCATCTACGGACGCTTCGACTCGAAGAGGAGGGACGGCAAACAACTGACGCTTCATGAGGTAGGGATAAGAGATGGGATACTTTTTGCAGTACTAGGTTAGTCTACGCAGTGGCAGTGCAATACAGGTGACAAACCTCAGTTCCACAAGTGAAAACTACAAAAAGGTACATCACCTGAAGAAGATGTGTGCGTGCGCTTTGCTTCAGCCGTCTAAAAGTAGGTCGGCAGTAGTAGAAGTTACAACTGAAGAGCTCACTGACAGAGTTGTGTATCTACAGTTATAGTTGACAACATGACTTATTATCATGCGTGTCCTGCCTTTCAGCTGACAGTGAACGAAGCAGCAGCCCAGCTGTGTATGAGAGACGTGGTGCTACTGACCCGTAGAGACGAGCTGTTTGGTCTGGCCAGGCAGATCTCCAGAGAGGTCACCTACAAATACACCTACAGGACCAGCAAGTAAGAGCCACTCTCCTCCACTGCACCGCACACAACCTTTGCTTGTTAGAGTTAGCAATGCTAACTCAGTTAAGAGCATAAAGTTAGAGGACCATGTCAAGGTAAGTTGGGAAGCATGGGTGACTTATTTACTTGCTATGTACATTTTCTCCTCGTGGTTATTATTATGTAACTCGTTACTGTAATGTGTTACATTTTACAGAGACATATTTTTCAGTTATGTGAATTATCTTATGGTTTGATTCATGTCATGTTCAGACGATGCTTTCCATATCTTTCAATGTTTCTCTGCATACAAACTGAATGTATTGTCTTCTCCACTGTAGGTCTCGCTGCGGCGACAGAGATGAGCCGTCTCCTAAAAGAATCAAGACAGAGGAGAATTTCTTTGACATCCAGGAGGCTCTGCAGGCCATCCACATGAGACAGGGCATACTGAGAGAACAGCTAGCCTGCGCCAAGTCCAAAGGAGAGGAGATAGTTGGGAGAAACCTTCAGGTAACATACTTGAAAAGTGGATTATAAAATGTAAacatgggcctcccgagtggcgcagcggtctaaggcactgcatcgcagtgctagaggcgtcattaCAGGTTCGCCCGTGTTAGGGGAgcgctttacttggctcattgcgctctagcgactccttgtggtgggccgggcgacCTTGCGGTCGTCAGGTGAACGGTGTGTCCTCCAATACATTGCAGTGGCTGGCTTCCAttgggggagaaaagggggttaCATTTTTTCTAATTGTATAAAGTAAACATTATCAGAGACACGTTTATTTGACACGGTCATTTCCGGaggcatgtttttttttacaagagTAGGAGCCGTTGCTAACGCCCTGTAAATGTATTGTGTTTTAACAGGTGCAGTTGGACCGTCTGTTAGCCAGACAGATGGAGATCCTCCATGATGCCGCGGTACAGGAGAGGTTACACGCTCTGGACTGGAGGATACCTGCAGGGGCTTTGAAGTACCTCAGCGAGGCTCCAGGCACCAACGGCACGTCGGTAGACAAAAGCACAGAGCACCAAGGTAACGGTACGGTCTGTCTTCTGCATCTCTCTTTGGAGTGCGCTCGTACACGAGTGCTATCCTCATGCTCCAAATTCACAGCTCTGTGAATCACCATTTCCAGCCTTCAAATCTTATTTTCTAAGTCAGGGAATCATTTTGTATCTGTTTTTTTCTTCACACATCTCAAAGTGAGGAGGAATCATAACTGTGTTAAGCCGGTAGCCATCCCTCAGGGACTCATCCCATCTTCGTCCTTTTCTCTCTCGCCCTTTTCTCTCTCGCACGGCCCATACTCCTGACAGCTCATTATATTCATGTTACCCATAATTATCCTCTCTCTGCACCTGTCATTAACTCTCCCACGCCTGTTTACCTCCTCCGCCATGTGGCTGCCCAGgggcgtctctctcgctctctttctctctctctttgtctttctcctctcccccactctctctctgtcgctctctgtttCATCCTGTCTCTCCTTCATAAGCTATTTAAAGCACCTTATTCAAGTTGAATGAGAAGAAGAGTATAAAATCTTTTTTGGGGGGGCACCGAGTGGAGTACAAACTCGGGCCCAGAGCAAATGCGCATCAGATCTCTCAAGATTTTGAGAGACAGAATGTTAATGTCATTTTTTTGTATGGTACTCTAACAGCAGTGCCATTGGAATTGATTGTGTAAGATGGCAGCGTGCATCTCAATGGTTTATCCCCATGCCCtaatgtttgtctgtgtgtttatggatgttTTCAGACGAGCGACCAATGAACTTGCGGGTGCCCAGTAAGAGTGTGGCGGAGGGGGAGCTTCCCCTGGGGAAGCAACTAGCCAATGAGCTCAAACGATTCCATAACAACCATAACACAGATGAGGCCAAAGCACCAGCGACAGGTACAGCACCACTCGGGCAAATGTATGTTCATTCTTGAGTCACGTATGTATACGTACACACTACAAACAGTGAGTATTAGTAATGGTCTGTTGCATGCACACACCTGCCTACATTCAAGCTCCACTATGAGTGAAAAGGTATATGGTTAGAAAACACATGGCATGTTTTATTCTGATGATCTTTTCTTTGTGTTTTACCTTAGAAAATGGATCCTCGCATCAACCGGCCAACCACACTGACAGGAAGACCATCAAATCAGAACCAGAGGATTCCACATAGTGCCTCCCATCCTTCGTCTGTTTCCCCATCTGGTTTTAGTCATCATTTACACTTTTTACACTAAGCATCTATCTCAGTCAAATCAATGGATACTAAAGCGAGCACAGCCACAGTAGAGCCTTAACAAACCAACGTTGCCTCAAAAAAACAAAACTTT
Proteins encoded in this region:
- the LOC135542505 gene encoding NGFI-A-binding protein 1-like isoform X1, whose product is MAAALPRTLGELQLYRILQRANLLYYYEAFIQQGGDDVQQLCEAGEEEFLEIMALVGMASKPLHVRRLQKSLRDWVTNPTLFNQPLTSVPVCSIPVYKLPEGSPTPVGAERGGNNSARGETHVKVPKIIAATCLDPGKLEVARDRVSGGSPLQSGSEGRFWSGHSNDSEQSLSPSDRGSPSSPREGLEALDAAALQSVLECVDRITPALSKSDPTEVKEQLKTNKKLAKMISHIFDMGDDDPRRAEEIRKYSAIYGRFDSKRRDGKQLTLHELTVNEAAAQLCMRDVVLLTRRDELFGLARQISREVTYKYTYRTSKSRCGDRDEPSPKRIKTEENFFDIQEALQAIHMRQGILREQLACAKSKGEEIVGRNLQVQLDRLLARQMEILHDAAVQERLHALDWRIPAGALKYLSEAPGTNGTSVDKSTEHQGNDERPMNLRVPSKSVAEGELPLGKQLANELKRFHNNHNTDEAKAPATENGSSHQPANHTDRKTIKSEPEDST
- the LOC135542505 gene encoding NGFI-A-binding protein 1-like isoform X2, producing the protein MAAALPRTLGELQLYRILQRANLLYYYEAFIQQGGDDVQQLCEAGEEEFLEIMALVGMASKPLHVRRLQKSLRDWVTNPTLFNQPLTSVPVCSIPVYKLPEGSPTPVGAERGGNNSARGETHVKVPKIIAATCLDPGKLEVARDRVSGGSPLQSGSEGRFWSGHSNDSEQSLSPSDRGSPSSPREGLEALDAAALQSVLECVDRITPALSKSDPTEVKEQLKTNKKLAKMISHIFDMGDDDPRRAEEIRKYSAIYGRFDSKRRDGKQLTLHELTVNEAAAQLCMRDVVLLTRRDELFGLARQISREVTYKYTYRTSKSRCGDRDEPSPKRIKTEENFFDIQEALQAIHMRQGILREQLACAKSKGEEIVGRNLQVQLDRLLARQMEILHDAAVQERLHALDWRIPAGALKYLSEAPGTNGTSVDKSTEHQDERPMNLRVPSKSVAEGELPLGKQLANELKRFHNNHNTDEAKAPATENGSSHQPANHTDRKTIKSEPEDST